A single window of Pseudophryne corroboree isolate aPseCor3 chromosome 5, aPseCor3.hap2, whole genome shotgun sequence DNA harbors:
- the LOC134928667 gene encoding zinc finger BED domain-containing protein 6-like, producing the protein MEDPSPDPEHGMETMNTAQDRREHPDGSESAQLPIPPSMDHDDVDFMGIQYPVCVGNDRAANKSQSEMVPEIEIKLESSDDEDKADQNSSCSFHHHKKRSRPNASSKVLAGDPGKGLGEDDRHLKGLNDTHSPSPSSIRPTRKRKSTSEVWEFFCRDPNNICRAICSLCRMSVSRGKLGGNFGTTALKRHLESKHPLEWAQRRSMRLKKADVEEDEEETCEDEEEKDEGYQNSFNVPSAQYGAQKVIQASDNSLVSPHSHSLPMTYEIIDSSDEDEDKEKGENTVELGEGLDTKRKKVEDVGRINNPDYSINIRHTTNALFGLPPTQASNSLMLNFPNYCAMPPGARRRRSTSAVWQFFCIDGTNICRAICTLCQTSVSRGKQGGHFGTSALMRHLEGKHPLEWGRGKLNKPKSASIVEAEEEEEEEESDEQIIYPQGQVAFGQYGASGFSVYPDMSDCINPTFHTVSMEYDNESEDALRQNSNVSTEIALPSFKESHLDPLSISLKANGKYPPNHPKAQSWNSSITELMCEMALPYSFVSAKAFQKFMARADPQFSVPTKSFFSGKAVPQLYEAVCEKIVGELKRSECPRVHITAHVWSSDLTMDYLALTAHWALLNSEADKPTERKYAVLCIKRFSKEYTESNIQQELIRQVNLWLSPNALSPGFFISSGDFNLLHAIRGANYTHIPCFTHSLNLLVKDFLQNNRYIVGILTVARKVCSHFVRSARARRILSELQYQKCLPKHSLKTETVPHWTSTFYMLQRLLEQQRAVQEYLVMHKVEMMDVLLTSSQWNLMASLVALLQPFEMATREVNANNSSLSQVLPELRYLHMFLKQIRGHFESKGDANGVVLADSFALKLSTDYGINEMFQKEEYVLSTLLDPRFKGRIEVILPPESDIDQWKQVLVKKVKEVMSSASTMYSTAQASRQPAPFRDNAESEILHGKHFDLETGGMGMVPNWRRNVAAPPLIHKEKSLIEHLESVGLLASKSTGASLSTESHSACVMVEKYLQDNKTIGAKDDPLIYWHKRTWVWPALTKLAVMYLTCPPSSIFAERVFKSPHTFADKQRLSDIMEGMEHIVFLKFNLKNFPDYNPPPLIFSSDNETEQSDSEEGF; encoded by the coding sequence ATGGAAGATCCATCTCCGGACCCGGAACATGGGATGGAAACCatgaatacagcacaagacaggagAGAACACCCCGATGGAAGTGAGTCCGCCCAGCTCCCCATTCCTCCATCGATGGATCATGATGACGTGGATTTTATGGGGATCCAGTATCCAGTCTGTGTGGGGAATGACCGTGCAGCTAACAAATCACAAAGTGAAATGGTCCCAGAGATAGAAATCAAACTAGAGTCCAGCGATGATGAGGACAAAGCCGATCAGAATTCCTCATGTTCCTTTCACCATCATAAAAAGAGAAGTAGACCCAATGCAAGTTCTAAAGTCTTAGCAGGTGATCCTGGGAAAGGCCTTGGTGAGGATGACCGGCATCTCAAAGGATTGAATGATACACACAGTCCTAGCCCCTCATCTATTCGGCCAACCAGAAAGAGGAAGTCCACCTCTGAGGTCTGGGAGTTCTTTTGCCGTGATCCCAACAACATCTGCAGGGCTATATGTAGCCTCTGCCGAATGAGCGTCAGCCGGGGGAAACTAGGGGGGAACTTTGGAACTACAGCTTTGAAGCGCCACCTGGAGAGCAAGCACCCGCTGGAATGGGCACAGCGTAGGTCCATGAGATTGAAGAAAGCAGAtgtagaggaggatgaggaggaaacCTGTGAGGATGAGGAGGAAAAAGATGAGGGCTACCAAAACTCATTCAATGTACCCAGTGCACAGTATGGTGCCCAAAAAGTCATCCAAGCCTCAGATAACTCGCTGGTGTCTCCTCATTCTCACAGTTTACCCATGACATATGAGATCATTGATTCCAGTGATGAGGATGAAGACAAGGAAAAGGGTGAAAACACGGTGGAACTTGGAGAAGGACTGGATACTAAGAGAAAGAAGGTTGAGGATGTCGGTAGAATAAATAATCCAGATTATAGCATCAATATTAGACACACCACTAATGCTTTGTTTGGATTACCTCCAACTCAGGCCTCCAACTCGCTAATGCTCAATTTCCCCAACTACTGTGCAATGCCTCCTGGAGCCCGCAGGAGGAGATCTACCTCCGCTGTGTGGCAGTTCTTCTGCATTGACGGCACAAATATCTGCAGAGCCATCTGCACCTTGTGTCAAACAAGCGTTAGTCGTGGGAAACAAGGTGGGCATTTTGGGACCTCAGCGCTCATGCGTCATCTTGAGGGAAAGCATCCATTAGAGTGGGGGAGAGGGAAGCTTAATAAGCCAAAGAGTGCCAGTATTGTagaggcagaggaagaggaggaggaggaagagtcgGATGAACAGATTATATATCCCCAGGGACAGGTGGCTTTTGGCCAGTATGGGGCATCTGGCTTCTCTGTCTATCCTGATATGTCAGATTGTATAAACCCAACGTTTCACACTGTCTCCATGGAATACGATAATGAAAGTGAAGATGCCTTGAGGCAGAATAGTAATGTCTCCACCGAGATCGCTCTACCATCTTTTAAGGAGAGTCATTTGGATCCATTAAGCATTAGCCTCAAAGCAAATGGGAAATACCCCCCAAATCACCCCAAAGCTCAGTCTTGGAACAGTAGCATAACTGAGCTCATGTGTGAAATGGCATTACCCTACTCGTTCGTTAGCGCCAAAGCTTTTCAGAAGTTTATGGCAAGAGCCGACCCCCAGTTCTCTGTTCCTACTAAATCTTTTTTCTCTGGGAAGGCTGTCCCTCAGCTCTACGAAGCGGTCTGTGAGAAGATAGTGGGTGAGCTGAAGAGGTCGGAGTGCCCTCGTGTCCACATCACCGCTCACGTATGGAGCAGTGACCTTACCATGGATTATTTGGCGTTAACAGCCCACTGGGCACTTTTGAACTCCGAAGCCGATAAGCCTACTGAGAGAAAGTACGCCGTCCTTTGCATTAAACGTTTTTCAAAAGAATATACAGAGAGTAACATCCAACAGGAACTCATTCGGCAAGTTAATTTATGGCTTTCTCCGAATGCCCTAAGCCCTGGATTCTTCATCTCCAGTGGAGATTTCAATCTTTTACATGCCATTAGAGGAGCCAATTATACCCACATACCTTGCTTCACCCATTCTCTAAATTTGCTGGTAAAGGATTTTCTACAGAACAACCGATACATTGTAGGTATCCTCACAGTGGCCAGAAAAGTATGCAGTCACTTTGTTCGCTCTGCCAGGGCAAGGAGGATCCTTAGTGAGCTTCAATACCAAAAATGTTTGCCaaaacactctctgaaaacagaGACCGTACCTCACTGGACATCCACATTCTACATGTTGCAAAGACTCCTGGAGCAGCAGAGGGCTGTCCAAGAGTACTTAGTAATGCACAAAGTGGAAATGATGGACGTCCTTCTTACCTCAAGTCAGTGGAACCTCATGGCTTCCTTGGTGGCTCTGTTGCAGCCATTTGAAATGGCCACTCGAGAGGTCAATGCCAATAACTCTTCGCTCAGTCAAGTGTTGCCAGAACTTCGGTATCTCCATATGTTCTTGAAGCAAATCAGAGGGCATTTTGAAAGTAAAGGAGACGCCAATGGGGTTGTTCTTGCTGACAGCTTTGCACTCAAGCTTTCCACAGATTACGGCATTAATGAAATGTTCCAGAAAGAAGAGTATGTCTTGTCCACCTTGCTGGATCCACGCTTCAAAGGAAGAATTGAGGTAATCTTGCCACCTGAGTCGGACATTGACCAGTGGAAGCAGGTCTTGGTGAAGAAAGTGAAAGAGGTCATGTCTTCAGCCTCCACCATGTACTCAACTGCCCAAGCGAGCCGCCAGCCTGCCCCATTCAGAGACAACGCAGAGTCTGAAATTCTGCATGGCAAACATTTTGACTTGGAAACAGGCGGCATGGGCATGGTCCCAAACTGGAGGAGGAACGTGGCTGCCCCTCCATTAATCCACAAGGAGAAATCATTAATTGAACACTTGGAAAGTGTCGGGCTTTTGGCCTCCAAGTCAACAGGGGCGTCCTTGTCGACAGAGAGTCATTCCGCCTGCGTGATGGTGGAAAAATACCTGCAAGACAACAAAACCATTGGAGCCAAAGATGACCCTTTGATCTACTGGCACAAACGAACATGGGTGTGGCCAGCGCTCACTAAATTGGCCGTCATGTACCTGACCTGCCCACCGTCAAGTATTTTTGCAGAGCGTGTTTTTAAATCTCCCCACACCTTTGCGGACAAGCAACGTTTGTCAGACATCATGGAAGGAATGGAGCATATTGTTTTCCTAAAGTTCAACCTGAAGAACTTTCCTGACTATAATCCCCCACCGCTGATCTTCTCCTCAGACAATGAGACAGAACAGAGTGACAGCGAAGAGGGGTTTTAA